A window of Infirmifilum lucidum contains these coding sequences:
- a CDS encoding ABC transporter ATP-binding protein, which yields MARVAVKELVKRFGKVVAVDRVSFEARDGEFLVLLGPSGCGKTTTLRLIAGLETPDEGEIYIGGRLVNDLPPKDRDVAMVFQNYALYPHMKVYDNIAFPLRVRKLPREEIDKRVREVARLLRIEDLLDRYPRQLSGGQQQRVALGRALVRQPQVFLMDEPLSNLDAKLRVYMRAELKRLQRELGITTIYVTHDQAEAMTMADRIAVMNEGKIMQLADPAELYYRPANTFVAGFIGAPAMNFIDASVRQRDGSVMLDTGVFTVELPEHVGKILLESGAPSEVIFGIRPEHIDISKQELPGGYQVEVFVTEPLGAETIIDFKHGDTLVKAKYPGHFEATPGEKLWIRFKLEYAHIFDKRTGKAIV from the coding sequence ATGGCAAGAGTAGCTGTTAAAGAGCTGGTTAAGAGGTTCGGGAAGGTAGTTGCGGTAGACAGGGTGTCCTTCGAAGCTAGGGACGGGGAGTTTCTAGTCTTACTGGGGCCGAGCGGGTGCGGCAAGACTACCACGCTGCGGCTTATAGCCGGTCTTGAGACGCCTGACGAGGGAGAGATATACATAGGAGGCAGGCTCGTAAACGACCTACCGCCGAAGGACAGGGACGTGGCGATGGTTTTCCAGAACTACGCGCTCTACCCGCACATGAAAGTGTACGACAACATCGCCTTCCCGCTCAGGGTACGCAAGCTGCCGAGGGAGGAGATAGACAAGCGCGTGAGGGAGGTCGCCAGGCTACTGAGGATAGAGGACTTGCTCGACAGGTATCCACGCCAGCTGAGCGGCGGGCAGCAGCAGCGCGTTGCCCTCGGGAGAGCCCTAGTCAGGCAGCCCCAGGTCTTCCTGATGGACGAGCCACTCAGCAACCTGGACGCCAAGCTAAGGGTATACATGAGGGCCGAGCTCAAGAGGCTCCAGAGGGAGCTGGGGATAACTACGATCTACGTCACCCACGACCAGGCAGAGGCCATGACGATGGCCGACAGGATCGCGGTGATGAACGAGGGCAAGATAATGCAGCTCGCAGATCCAGCCGAGCTCTACTACAGGCCCGCCAATACCTTCGTTGCAGGTTTCATAGGTGCCCCTGCAATGAACTTCATCGACGCGTCCGTGAGGCAGAGAGACGGATCCGTGATGCTCGACACGGGGGTATTCACGGTAGAGCTGCCGGAGCATGTCGGGAAAATCCTGCTGGAGAGCGGGGCGCCCTCCGAGGTAATATTCGGGATAAGGCCGGAGCACATAGATATTAGCAAGCAAGAGCTCCCCGGTGGCTACCAGGTTGAGGTCTTCGTTACGGAGCCACTCGGCGCGGAGACGATTATAGACTTCAAGCACGGTGACACGCTAGTGAAGGCGAAATACCCCGGGCACTTCGAAGCGACTCCAGGCGAGAAGCTCTGGATACGCTTCAAGCTAGAGTATGCACACATCTTCGACAAGAGAACTGGCAAGGCTATTGTCTAG
- a CDS encoding HAD family hydrolase, giving the protein MTLGVAKPVSVVSFDLDGTLVTREYVDYFWLELVPRLYAEKHGLALEEAKRIVYASYDEIGPGDVRWYMPGYWFRRFGIEEHLESALREASERIRPYKDAIEVVEDLQGRYTLIISTSAAREFVGLVLSKVELYSRAFSRVFSSSSDFGLPGKPAAFYRRVAEKLGVRPDQVLHVGDDEENDFKNAVEAGVKALFVDRKSGDSLRDLLEEVLRGA; this is encoded by the coding sequence GTGACGCTAGGGGTAGCTAAGCCTGTCTCCGTTGTAAGCTTCGATCTCGACGGTACGCTTGTCACGCGCGAGTACGTAGACTACTTCTGGCTCGAGCTCGTTCCCAGGCTCTACGCCGAGAAGCACGGACTGGCGCTCGAGGAGGCCAAGAGGATAGTGTACGCGAGCTACGACGAAATAGGCCCGGGGGACGTGAGGTGGTACATGCCGGGCTACTGGTTCAGGAGGTTTGGGATAGAGGAGCACCTCGAGAGCGCCCTTAGGGAGGCCTCGGAGAGGATAAGGCCCTACAAGGACGCTATTGAAGTCGTGGAGGATTTGCAGGGGAGGTACACCCTGATCATAAGCACTAGTGCTGCGCGGGAGTTTGTGGGCCTAGTCCTATCGAAAGTCGAGCTGTACTCTAGGGCGTTTAGCCGTGTGTTTTCGTCCTCCTCCGACTTCGGCCTACCAGGCAAGCCAGCCGCCTTTTACAGGAGGGTTGCCGAGAAGCTGGGGGTGAGGCCCGACCAAGTCCTGCATGTAGGCGACGACGAGGAGAACGATTTTAAGAACGCCGTAGAGGCAGGCGTGAAGGCTCTCTTTGTAGACAGGAAGAGCGGGGACTCTCTCAGAGACCTGCTAGAGGAGGTTTTAAGAGGAGCCTAG
- a CDS encoding coiled-coil domain-containing protein, whose product MDTSVLSPEEKQRILRTLEVDTEFRYAVAGLIGVSETLKRLDRIEDEIRALREDFRALQRNFGTLREDFIALRKDFITLREDFNKMLGRIGKVEKRLGDVERTLERLAVTIEDEAQDAVASLLSKRSITVAVSSLRVDEKYEFDIYASTGDLTVVGEAKVRASPRTVDRLLRRVEEARKIKPEFFKGKVVPALYCLRFAGDVVEAQRRGVWLIVSGKELTSVF is encoded by the coding sequence ATGGACACCAGTGTTCTCTCGCCCGAGGAGAAGCAGAGGATACTCAGAACCCTCGAGGTAGACACCGAGTTCAGGTACGCCGTCGCCGGCCTAATCGGCGTCTCCGAAACCCTGAAGAGGCTGGACAGAATAGAAGACGAGATAAGAGCCCTAAGGGAGGACTTCAGAGCCCTGCAGAGGAATTTCGGCACCTTACGCGAGGACTTTATTGCCCTGCGAAAGGACTTCATTACCCTACGTGAGGACTTTAACAAAATGCTGGGTAGAATCGGGAAAGTCGAGAAGAGGCTTGGCGACGTGGAAAGAACCTTGGAGAGGCTTGCCGTCACGATAGAGGACGAGGCCCAGGACGCTGTCGCTTCCCTCCTCTCCAAGCGCAGCATCACAGTTGCTGTCTCCAGCCTTAGAGTTGACGAGAAGTACGAGTTCGACATCTACGCCTCCACGGGCGATCTGACCGTAGTAGGCGAAGCAAAGGTGAGGGCCTCGCCGAGGACTGTAGACAGGCTCCTCAGGCGGGTGGAGGAGGCCAGGAAGATTAAACCGGAGTTCTTCAAGGGGAAAGTCGTGCCAGCTCTCTACTGCCTCAGGTTTGCTGGAGACGTAGTAGAAGCCCAGAGGAGAGGAGTGTGGCTCATAGTCTCCGGGAAGGAGCTCACGAGCGTCTTCTAG
- a CDS encoding carbon-nitrogen hydrolase family protein, which produces MKLVAVQYEFKPESYTDVKAFYESLEEPLLEAESRLGSIEDSIVVYPEHVGTFLVFLDEKLHEETLERELARIALRSLPTFLLKTLQTLSPRYALVSIKWKNMRKAYFDSFSKLASSHRAVIVAGSILEPSAPRSIHNVSYVFNSDGRAKCRQVKVYLDIPEAKLGVSPGRLDEIDVCETPLARLGVAICLDAFKEDVVSRLASRGATVLVQPSANPEPWSERLEKEWRNSSWLMVQKFDPLVYGINPMAVGRVLGLEFEGISSIVAKASITPDGSGYLARAKSPKSKGVLAVSTQE; this is translated from the coding sequence GTGAAGCTCGTAGCAGTCCAGTACGAGTTTAAACCCGAGAGTTATACGGATGTAAAGGCGTTCTATGAGTCACTAGAGGAGCCACTCCTGGAGGCAGAGTCAAGGCTCGGGAGCATCGAGGACAGTATCGTGGTATACCCGGAGCACGTGGGCACATTCCTGGTCTTCTTGGACGAGAAACTCCACGAGGAAACTCTCGAGAGGGAGCTAGCAAGGATAGCTCTAAGAAGCCTTCCCACGTTCCTGCTCAAGACCCTACAGACCCTCAGCCCAAGATACGCACTCGTGTCCATTAAGTGGAAGAACATGAGGAAAGCCTACTTCGACTCTTTCAGCAAGCTTGCATCCAGCCATAGAGCCGTTATAGTAGCGGGCTCTATCCTGGAGCCCTCGGCCCCGCGCTCCATCCATAATGTTTCGTACGTCTTCAACAGCGACGGGAGAGCCAAGTGCAGACAGGTGAAAGTTTACCTCGACATCCCCGAGGCGAAGCTGGGTGTTTCGCCCGGGCGGCTCGACGAGATAGACGTCTGCGAGACCCCGCTGGCGAGACTGGGGGTAGCAATATGCCTGGACGCCTTTAAGGAGGACGTCGTCTCAAGGCTGGCCTCTAGAGGGGCCACAGTACTAGTGCAGCCGTCCGCCAACCCAGAGCCCTGGAGCGAGAGGCTCGAGAAAGAGTGGAGGAACAGCTCCTGGCTCATGGTTCAGAAGTTTGACCCCCTAGTCTACGGCATAAACCCCATGGCTGTGGGCAGAGTGCTCGGCCTGGAGTTTGAAGGCATAAGCAGTATTGTCGCAAAGGCAAGTATAACACCTGATGGATCAGGCTACCTCGCGAGGGCAAAAAGCCCCAAGAGTAAAGGCGTACTGGCGGTCTCCACGCAGGAATAA
- a CDS encoding flavin reductase family protein, with amino-acid sequence MFSARYVDVPINRYTRLLHPKLVTLIVTKSGDGRVNVMPASWAMPTSVDPPLLTVAVSPRRYTYELLQARGEFTVNPVPVGMKSVVDFTGSVSGREVDKARSAGIGLFDAKELSVPCVEGALSCIECSVWAQYPAGDHVLVVGRVRVARVLEDVWDGTTYILDRAKPLLHLGGDKYSTSESEI; translated from the coding sequence GTGTTTAGCGCTAGATATGTCGATGTTCCGATTAATAGGTATACAAGGCTACTACACCCGAAGCTCGTCACTTTAATCGTCACGAAGTCCGGCGACGGCAGGGTAAACGTCATGCCGGCAAGCTGGGCTATGCCCACGAGCGTCGACCCGCCTCTCCTAACTGTTGCAGTTTCTCCGAGACGCTACACCTACGAGTTACTGCAGGCCAGAGGAGAATTCACCGTCAACCCCGTCCCAGTGGGCATGAAGAGCGTTGTCGACTTCACGGGCTCCGTGTCTGGACGGGAGGTAGATAAGGCCAGGAGTGCTGGAATAGGGCTCTTCGACGCCAAGGAGCTCTCAGTGCCCTGCGTTGAAGGCGCTCTTTCCTGTATCGAGTGCAGTGTCTGGGCACAGTACCCCGCGGGCGACCACGTGCTCGTCGTGGGTAGAGTTAGAGTAGCCCGGGTGTTGGAGGACGTCTGGGACGGCACGACGTATATTCTCGACAGGGCTAAACCGCTACTCCACCTTGGAGGCGACAAGTACTCTACAAGCGAGAGTGAAATCTGA
- a CDS encoding MFS transporter: METAYILSFTASFLQAVFMPVLVLYAYNTSLSEFQISVITGFASLVYIVGALFSSNIHLRTGNPRAVIAASFAVMAMGFAALPFSYDFAGILESTSLVLLGFGVFWPAVEAYLSRKESSVSKFSFSWSSGSLIGALLTSTLLRLNPQILFAAYSLLSVLQALQGLKMSSASSRRAGTDLGSPGSVKDLLLYWTPWAYCIAYSASASGVLTFYPLFVADKNISRDYISLVNFTMLLSRTLTFFLFERLPAHLKNTLLASLGFAAGLALTSTTSVPVVVLIAGVIGYGQGVVYARALQLVFNKSGSTEKMTSLFESFIGLGYAVAPPLSSLANMAVGFEPIAFASTLALIFSLFPSLNSNLEEKVAGQ, from the coding sequence TTGGAAACCGCCTACATTCTCTCCTTCACGGCCTCTTTTCTTCAAGCCGTATTCATGCCTGTACTAGTTCTCTACGCGTACAACACGTCTCTAAGCGAGTTTCAAATAAGCGTCATCACAGGCTTCGCCTCGCTAGTCTACATCGTTGGAGCTCTCTTTTCCTCTAACATTCACCTACGCACAGGCAACCCTAGAGCCGTAATAGCGGCGTCATTCGCCGTAATGGCTATGGGCTTTGCAGCCCTACCATTCTCCTACGACTTTGCAGGCATTCTCGAATCCACAAGCCTCGTGCTCCTGGGCTTCGGAGTCTTCTGGCCAGCCGTAGAGGCCTACTTGTCCCGTAAAGAGTCTAGCGTCTCGAAGTTCTCTTTTTCCTGGAGCTCGGGCTCCCTAATTGGGGCCTTACTGACCTCTACGCTCCTCAGGCTCAACCCCCAAATCCTCTTTGCCGCGTACTCGCTTCTCTCAGTACTCCAAGCCCTGCAGGGGCTCAAGATGAGTAGTGCGAGCAGTAGGAGGGCAGGCACGGATCTTGGCAGTCCAGGGAGCGTTAAAGACCTTCTCCTGTACTGGACACCCTGGGCTTACTGCATAGCATACTCGGCCTCCGCGAGCGGAGTACTCACCTTCTACCCTCTGTTCGTAGCGGACAAGAACATCTCCAGGGACTACATTTCCCTCGTAAACTTCACCATGCTGCTGTCGAGGACTCTCACGTTCTTCCTCTTCGAAAGGCTCCCAGCGCACTTGAAGAACACGCTTCTCGCCTCGCTGGGGTTTGCAGCGGGCCTTGCTCTGACGTCGACGACCAGTGTCCCAGTAGTAGTGCTTATCGCCGGAGTCATTGGCTACGGCCAGGGCGTCGTATACGCGAGAGCCTTACAGCTGGTGTTCAACAAGAGTGGGAGCACGGAAAAAATGACTTCACTTTTCGAATCCTTTATAGGGCTCGGCTACGCCGTCGCGCCCCCTCTGAGCAGTCTTGCTAATATGGCTGTAGGCTTCGAACCTATAGCGTTCGCGAGCACTCTTGCCCTAATCTTCTCGCTCTTCCCAAGCCTCAACTCAAATTTGGAGGAAAAAGTAGCTGGACAGTAA
- a CDS encoding ferredoxin: MAKYKVVIDREACISCNSAPSLCPEVFYLDPTDYKNRVQRSYEVSFDGKTSTGIIPEELYECAKTGADSCPVGAIKIERGD, from the coding sequence ATGGCAAAGTACAAGGTTGTAATTGACCGAGAAGCGTGCATTTCCTGCAACTCTGCCCCCTCGCTGTGCCCCGAGGTGTTCTACCTAGACCCCACCGACTACAAGAACAGGGTTCAAAGAAGCTACGAAGTCTCCTTCGACGGCAAAACATCCACGGGGATAATACCCGAAGAGCTCTACGAGTGTGCCAAGACTGGCGCCGACTCGTGCCCGGTGGGAGCCATCAAGATCGAGAGAGGGGACTAG
- a CDS encoding lysine exporter LysO family protein, producing the protein MELGLTGILVAFAASIALSKVLKIRVPEPVFKAAVVLLVFTISLWASTNGVAPLIYSMAVSVAMLALLVAVLIPLGLLVDNDSGVDRGGKVEVRADPLLLSAIATGWLAGFLLDGTYSAIISSIVTLEVYAVIIVTGLTVAETVSTDTIRRSGALAFKTVFLSIVSAVIVGLLASWALNLPLGVALAIMLGLGWYSFTGPFVAQAYGPVWGFTAFLTNVLREQIAFVLVPLLKRPKVSMVSIGGATTMDNTLPVYVYTYGEEASVVSLIHGFLLTLLVPLLESIVTSAL; encoded by the coding sequence GTGGAACTGGGCTTGACTGGGATCCTAGTAGCTTTCGCCGCGTCCATAGCTCTCAGTAAAGTCCTTAAAATCAGAGTACCTGAGCCGGTCTTCAAGGCAGCCGTCGTATTACTGGTCTTCACAATATCACTCTGGGCCTCAACGAACGGGGTCGCCCCCCTCATATACAGCATGGCGGTTTCAGTCGCGATGCTGGCCCTACTCGTTGCCGTCCTCATACCTCTAGGCTTGCTAGTCGACAACGACTCGGGTGTAGATCGTGGCGGAAAAGTCGAGGTAAGAGCAGACCCACTTCTACTGTCAGCTATTGCTACTGGCTGGCTGGCAGGCTTTCTGCTCGACGGCACATATTCTGCGATCATCAGTAGCATTGTTACACTCGAAGTGTACGCTGTAATCATCGTAACTGGCCTTACAGTCGCCGAGACAGTGAGTACAGATACTATAAGGAGGAGTGGTGCCCTAGCATTCAAGACAGTCTTCTTGAGCATAGTGTCAGCGGTGATCGTAGGCTTGCTCGCCTCCTGGGCTCTAAACTTACCTCTCGGAGTAGCCCTAGCCATAATGCTAGGCCTGGGGTGGTACAGCTTCACGGGGCCCTTCGTAGCGCAAGCGTACGGTCCAGTCTGGGGTTTTACAGCCTTCCTGACTAACGTACTGAGAGAACAGATAGCCTTCGTGCTAGTACCCTTACTCAAACGCCCTAAAGTGTCTATGGTCAGCATCGGGGGGGCCACTACGATGGACAACACCCTGCCGGTCTACGTGTACACGTACGGGGAGGAGGCGTCTGTCGTGAGCCTGATTCACGGCTTTCTCTTGACACTGCTAGTACCGCTCCTGGAGAGCATCGTAACTAGCGCCCTCTAG
- a CDS encoding SDR family NAD(P)-dependent oxidoreductase has product MSLHRTALVTGASSGIGEHISRELVKRGYRVIGVARREEKLKALQAELGSSFTYIVKDLAEEDSPSLIAKLVVENFPQLDVLVNNAGFAVFKPVVEHTLREVEEVFLVNAVRPIQLVIALREVLRPGATVVNIITPAAFALSPRLATYSSSKAALHVLSLALEKELEQAGVRVVRVYPGPTASEFFTRAGVRTPRHALKPEKVAERVVDCIEHGCKEVFIPRVLGVLGFFSPINVYRV; this is encoded by the coding sequence GTGAGCTTGCACAGGACTGCCCTCGTAACTGGAGCGTCGAGTGGTATTGGAGAGCATATCTCGAGGGAGCTTGTGAAAAGGGGGTACAGGGTTATAGGAGTAGCACGGAGAGAGGAGAAGCTGAAAGCGCTCCAAGCAGAGCTCGGTAGCAGTTTCACATACATTGTGAAAGACCTAGCAGAGGAGGATTCCCCTTCACTCATAGCAAAGCTCGTCGTGGAGAATTTCCCGCAGCTAGATGTTCTCGTCAACAATGCTGGTTTCGCTGTTTTCAAACCGGTAGTCGAGCACACCCTCCGTGAAGTAGAGGAGGTGTTCCTCGTGAACGCTGTGAGGCCGATCCAGCTCGTCATAGCCTTAAGGGAAGTGCTTCGCCCAGGCGCCACCGTCGTGAACATAATCACACCGGCGGCCTTCGCGCTTAGCCCGAGGTTGGCTACGTACAGCTCGTCGAAGGCCGCACTGCATGTCCTCTCCCTTGCCCTTGAGAAGGAGCTCGAGCAGGCGGGGGTACGCGTAGTCAGAGTGTATCCCGGCCCTACTGCGAGTGAGTTCTTCACTAGGGCAGGTGTTCGAACTCCACGCCACGCCTTAAAGCCTGAAAAAGTTGCCGAGAGAGTAGTCGATTGCATTGAGCATGGTTGCAAAGAAGTATTTATACCGAGAGTGCTCGGCGTCCTCGGGTTCTTCTCGCCTATCAACGTCTACCGCGTTTGA
- a CDS encoding HAD family hydrolase: MQDLKALVERVKVFSFDIDGTIIDSYSYMRDVIEILLLYLGVPANMLQPVSNDAVDEWYRLERSGTMDYSKMLIILLEAAGKRGLKLSPDAGEFDELLVEARVKASPTLPCAVRVLRELKNKGKVVVSVSGGDGVPGMKRKRIDQGELSKFFDEIIVVPEDAPSRVEALARVAEKYKASYSEVVHVDDRVEHANNVAEAGFQSILVKTGMFNPERPVNDGVIVLENLCQLYEALAGERPAVEVKRGRR; this comes from the coding sequence ATGCAGGATTTAAAAGCACTCGTCGAGCGGGTCAAGGTGTTCTCCTTCGACATCGACGGCACAATTATAGACAGCTACAGCTACATGCGTGACGTCATCGAGATCCTGCTACTCTACCTCGGAGTGCCGGCGAACATGCTCCAGCCCGTGTCTAACGACGCTGTCGACGAGTGGTACAGGCTTGAGAGGAGCGGGACAATGGACTACTCGAAGATGCTCATCATCCTCCTAGAAGCCGCAGGCAAGAGAGGACTAAAGCTGAGCCCGGACGCGGGAGAGTTCGACGAGCTCCTCGTCGAGGCGCGCGTGAAGGCTTCTCCCACTCTACCCTGTGCAGTGAGAGTCCTGCGGGAGCTGAAGAACAAGGGGAAAGTTGTTGTCTCCGTGTCGGGCGGTGACGGTGTTCCTGGCATGAAGAGGAAGAGAATAGATCAAGGCGAGCTCTCGAAGTTCTTCGACGAGATAATCGTTGTCCCGGAGGACGCCCCGTCCAGGGTTGAAGCCCTGGCACGCGTAGCAGAGAAGTACAAAGCTAGTTACAGCGAAGTCGTCCACGTAGATGACCGGGTCGAGCACGCTAACAACGTGGCGGAAGCCGGCTTCCAGTCTATTCTCGTTAAAACGGGCATGTTCAACCCTGAACGCCCCGTGAACGACGGCGTGATTGTCCTAGAGAACCTCTGCCAGTTATACGAGGCTCTCGCTGGCGAGAGGCCCGCCGTGGAAGTCAAACGCGGTAGACGTTGA
- the trxA gene encoding thioredoxin: MEAELELIKRRLLKEMISPRPVEKKCPYEGRADKTSMDIALKQCQVAVVDFWAEWCAPCRLTSPIVEEVAEKFAGRVAVLKVNVDENPEVAAVYDVMSIPTIIVFWRGREFKRFVGYSPFLRGELEKAIMRLMV; encoded by the coding sequence ATGGAGGCCGAGCTCGAGCTAATCAAGCGGAGGCTCCTCAAGGAGATGATCTCTCCACGACCGGTAGAGAAGAAGTGCCCGTATGAGGGTAGAGCAGACAAGACAAGCATGGATATAGCCCTAAAGCAGTGCCAGGTAGCAGTCGTCGACTTCTGGGCCGAGTGGTGTGCTCCGTGCCGGTTGACGAGCCCTATTGTCGAGGAAGTTGCCGAGAAGTTTGCAGGTCGCGTCGCGGTCTTAAAGGTTAACGTCGACGAGAACCCTGAAGTCGCCGCCGTGTACGACGTCATGAGTATCCCCACGATAATAGTCTTCTGGAGGGGTAGAGAGTTCAAGAGGTTCGTGGGCTACAGCCCGTTTCTCCGAGGCGAGCTCGAAAAGGCCATCATGAGGCTTATGGTGTAG
- the glpK gene encoding glycerol kinase GlpK, translating to MREKGIVLVVDQGTTGTRVALYDKNGSPIPGGWAYREHSQIYPKPGWVEHNPLEIWEKTLLCIKEALERSRVDPGAVAAIGVTNQRETVVVWDPRTGQSLYNAIVWQDRRTAPVTDALRENYFETIYEKTGLVPDPYFSGSKIQWLLENVSGLREKVSRGEAIFGTIDTWIIWNLTKGSPNTLTPEKGGAHVTDYSNASRTMLFNIRRLEWDEELLSILGGIPAESLPLPRPSSDKEVYGYTGPEVGGVFNGYSIPVTGDAGDQQAALFGQAGFDAGEVKCTYGTGNFILVNTGSQIVKSKNNLLSTVFYSLEPGKATYALEGSIFVTGAAIQWLRDGLKIIEVSPEVDPLAESADDTGGLYFVPAFTGLGAPYWDPYARGLIIGITRGTTRRHLARAVLESIAYLTRDVIEAMERDTGSRIKWLKADGGASRSDVLLQFQADILGVEVIRPLVRETTSLGAAFLAGLAIGFWENLDAIKKLWRAEKVFKPQMDAEKRERLYSGWRAAVRRALGWAREVPWAYGY from the coding sequence GTGAGAGAGAAGGGAATAGTTCTCGTAGTCGACCAGGGAACAACTGGGACACGTGTCGCTTTGTACGACAAGAACGGGAGCCCTATCCCAGGCGGCTGGGCCTATAGGGAGCATTCACAGATATACCCTAAACCCGGGTGGGTTGAGCACAACCCTCTGGAGATCTGGGAAAAGACGCTGCTGTGCATAAAGGAGGCGCTGGAACGCTCTAGGGTTGACCCCGGGGCGGTTGCCGCAATCGGCGTGACGAATCAGCGCGAGACTGTTGTCGTCTGGGATCCGCGGACTGGCCAGTCCCTCTACAATGCTATCGTGTGGCAGGATCGCAGGACTGCCCCTGTAACCGACGCGTTGCGGGAAAACTACTTCGAGACGATATACGAGAAAACAGGCCTCGTCCCAGACCCCTACTTCTCTGGGAGCAAGATCCAGTGGCTCCTCGAGAACGTGAGCGGGCTAAGAGAGAAAGTCAGTAGGGGGGAGGCTATATTCGGAACTATTGACACGTGGATTATCTGGAACCTCACTAAAGGCTCCCCCAATACTCTCACGCCAGAAAAGGGGGGCGCGCACGTAACCGACTACTCTAACGCCTCAAGGACGATGCTGTTCAACATTAGGCGACTCGAGTGGGACGAGGAGCTACTTAGCATCCTCGGAGGCATCCCCGCGGAAAGCCTACCCCTCCCCCGCCCCTCAAGCGACAAGGAAGTCTACGGCTACACAGGCCCCGAAGTTGGTGGAGTCTTCAACGGCTACAGCATACCAGTGACCGGCGATGCCGGCGACCAGCAGGCTGCACTCTTCGGCCAAGCAGGATTTGACGCTGGTGAAGTTAAGTGCACGTACGGCACTGGGAACTTCATTCTCGTGAATACGGGGAGCCAGATAGTCAAGTCTAAAAACAACCTTCTCAGCACAGTCTTCTACAGCCTCGAGCCGGGAAAAGCCACGTACGCGTTAGAGGGCAGCATCTTCGTTACAGGTGCCGCCATACAGTGGCTACGCGACGGACTTAAGATAATTGAGGTCTCCCCCGAGGTAGACCCGCTCGCAGAGTCTGCAGATGACACCGGCGGGTTGTACTTTGTACCCGCGTTTACTGGCCTAGGGGCTCCCTACTGGGACCCATACGCGAGGGGCCTAATCATAGGCATTACGCGCGGTACTACGAGGCGCCACCTCGCTAGAGCCGTTCTAGAGAGCATAGCTTACCTTACACGCGACGTCATTGAAGCCATGGAGAGGGATACGGGTTCCCGCATCAAGTGGCTTAAAGCGGATGGAGGCGCATCTAGAAGTGACGTCTTGTTGCAGTTCCAAGCCGATATTCTCGGCGTGGAGGTTATAAGGCCGCTCGTCAGGGAGACGACGTCTCTTGGCGCCGCATTCCTGGCCGGCCTGGCTATAGGATTTTGGGAAAACCTGGACGCGATCAAGAAGCTGTGGAGAGCCGAGAAAGTCTTCAAGCCGCAGATGGACGCCGAGAAGAGGGAGCGGCTCTACAGTGGCTGGAGAGCAGCCGTCAGGCGTGCGCTCGGTTGGGCTAGAGAGGTTCCATGGGCTTACGGCTACTAA
- a CDS encoding nucleotidyltransferase domain-containing protein, whose amino-acid sequence MSEELLVREAKRRAEVFRNLPEYLKLIRDTVLRLDENAEIYLFGSVAEGRSLLSSDIDILVVTNLPPPKILAELWKAGIEDPFEIHVIDGRSLEAYKRRAKLVPIQDAIRLTKS is encoded by the coding sequence TTGTCGGAGGAGTTGCTCGTGAGAGAAGCAAAGCGTAGGGCGGAAGTGTTCAGGAACCTCCCAGAATACCTTAAGCTCATACGCGACACTGTACTAAGGCTTGACGAGAATGCCGAAATCTACCTGTTTGGCAGTGTAGCCGAGGGCAGAAGCCTGCTCTCCAGCGACATAGACATACTAGTAGTTACAAACCTTCCTCCGCCGAAAATCCTGGCGGAACTGTGGAAAGCCGGTATCGAGGATCCATTTGAAATACACGTTATAGATGGGAGAAGCCTGGAAGCGTACAAGAGAAGGGCAAAACTAGTGCCAATACAGGACGCCATTAGGCTCACCAAATCATAA
- a CDS encoding HEPN domain-containing protein: MGRREEYEYLVERSKRFYETALMQIERGFYDLACFSLEQSLQLYLKASLLMLGVDFPRTHSVRRLLELIREVTDDNKIAELLSKFSVELGVLEDAYITSRYVARSYTADEVERVRRTVEEVVSVVGGVARERSKA, from the coding sequence TTGGGCCGGAGGGAGGAGTATGAGTACCTCGTTGAGAGGTCTAAGAGGTTTTACGAGACTGCGCTCATGCAGATTGAAAGGGGTTTCTATGACCTAGCCTGTTTTAGCCTTGAACAGTCCCTCCAGCTGTACCTTAAAGCATCCCTACTCATGCTCGGCGTAGATTTCCCTAGAACACACAGCGTCAGAAGGCTCTTAGAGCTTATACGGGAAGTTACAGACGACAATAAGATTGCGGAGCTCCTTTCAAAGTTTAGCGTGGAGCTAGGAGTCCTGGAAGACGCGTACATAACCTCCAGGTACGTGGCCAGAAGCTATACTGCTGATGAAGTTGAGAGAGTTAGGAGAACCGTTGAGGAGGTGGTGAGCGTTGTCGGAGGAGTTGCTCGTGAGAGAAGCAAAGCGTAG